AGGCAACACCTGTTGACGTCGTCGCTGAACGTGCCGGCCAACCTGTGCCAGTGGTAGTGGCTCAACTACTCGAACTGGAGTTAGCAGGATGGATCGCAGCTGTACCCGGCGGCTATGTCCGATTGAGGAGGGCAAGCCATGTTCGACGTACTAATGTATTTGTTTGAGACATACATCCATAACGAAGCTGAATTGCGTGTGGATCAGGACAAACTGGAACGGGATCTTACCGACGCTGGTTTTGATCGTGAAGACATCTACAACGCGTTATTGTGGCTGGAAAAGCTTGCTGACTATCAGGAAGGCCTCGCTGAACCCATGCAACTCGCCTCAGATCCGCTCTCTGTACGTATTTATACTGCTGAAGAGTGCGATCGCCTGGATGCCAGTTGCCGGGGATTCTTGTTATTCCTGGAGCAGATACAGGTGCTAAACCTCGAGACACGGGAAATGGTCATTGAACGTGTGCTCGCACTGGATACTGCAGAATTCGACCTGGAAGATCTAAAGTGGGTGATCCTGATGGTTCTGTTCAACATTCCAGGTTGTGAAAATGCATATCAACAAATGGAAGAATTACTCTTTGAAGTGAATGAAGGTATGCTGCATTAAACGATCTTTATTCAGCATGAGTTGTTATGGCTAAATCAGCACTGTTCACGGTGCGTAAAAATGAGCCCTGCCCGCAATGCGGGGCCGAACTTGTTATTCGTTCCGGGAAACACGGTCCGTTTCTCGGCTGCTCGCAATATCCGGAATGTGATTATGTCCGTCCTCTGAAATCGTCAGCGGACGGACATATTGTCAAAGTTCTGGAGGGTAAATTTTGTCCTGCATGCGGCGCTGAACTTGTGTTGCGGCAGGGGCGGTTCGGTATGTTTATTGGTTGCAGCGATTATCCCGCGTGTGGGCATACCGAAATTATCGATAAACCTGATGAAACCGCGATTACCTGCCCTCAGTGTCGGACGGGTCATCTGGTCCAGCGCCGTTCACGTTATGGCAAAACCTTTCACTCCTGCGATCGCTATCCTGAGTGTCAGTTTGTCATCAACTTCAAACCGATAGCGGAAGAGTGTCCTGAGTGCCACTACCCTCTACTCATCGAAAAGAAAACCGCGCAGGGTGTGAAACACGTCTGTGCCAGTAAACAATGTGGAAAGCCGTTACCGGCGGATATTAAAAGTGAATAAAAACCTGCCATCAGACGTTATCGCTGCCGCGATAGAGGTACTGAGTAAAGAAAATGTCATCGCCTATCCAACAGAAGCCGTCTTCGGTGTGGGGTGTGATCCTGATAGCGAAGTGGCCGTTAATCGCCTGTTGGCCTTAAAACAGCGCCCGGTCGATAAAGGGTTAATTTTGATCGCGGCCAGTTTTGAGCAGCTTAAACCGTATATTGACGATAGTATGCTGACCAATGCCCAGCGTGATGCCGTGTTTGCGCGTTGGCCTGGTCCGGTGACTTTTGTTTTCCCCGCGCCGGCGACAACGCCTCGCTGGTTGACGGGACGCTTTGATTCACTGGCCGTGCGCGTCACCGA
This Citrobacter enshiensis DNA region includes the following protein-coding sequences:
- the smg gene encoding DUF494 family protein Smg translates to MFDVLMYLFETYIHNEAELRVDQDKLERDLTDAGFDREDIYNALLWLEKLADYQEGLAEPMQLASDPLSVRIYTAEECDRLDASCRGFLLFLEQIQVLNLETREMVIERVLALDTAEFDLEDLKWVILMVLFNIPGCENAYQQMEELLFEVNEGMLH
- the tsaC gene encoding L-threonylcarbamoyladenylate synthase type 1 TsaC; protein product: MNKNLPSDVIAAAIEVLSKENVIAYPTEAVFGVGCDPDSEVAVNRLLALKQRPVDKGLILIAASFEQLKPYIDDSMLTNAQRDAVFARWPGPVTFVFPAPATTPRWLTGRFDSLAVRVTDHPLVVALCQAYGKPLVSTSANLSGLPPCRTVEEVREQFGADFPVVEGETGGRLNPSEIRDALTGELFRQG
- a CDS encoding type I DNA topoisomerase, with the protein product MAKSALFTVRKNEPCPQCGAELVIRSGKHGPFLGCSQYPECDYVRPLKSSADGHIVKVLEGKFCPACGAELVLRQGRFGMFIGCSDYPACGHTEIIDKPDETAITCPQCRTGHLVQRRSRYGKTFHSCDRYPECQFVINFKPIAEECPECHYPLLIEKKTAQGVKHVCASKQCGKPLPADIKSE